In Actinoplanes sp. NBC_00393, a single genomic region encodes these proteins:
- a CDS encoding helix-turn-helix transcriptional regulator, which produces MDNRAAVREFLTSRRAKISPERAGLPAIGQRRVPGLRRSEVAALAGMSVEYYAKLERGTLAGVSAGVLDSLARALQLDDAERAHLVHLAHEADGSNAVLRRRRPKQWQVRPSLQWSLDAITAAPAIVGNNRMDLLAANALGRAMYADHYTDPAGPPNFARYIFLDSAAHRFYPEWDLAADMCVANLRTAAGKDPHDKGLHDLVGELSTRSDEFRHRWGAHNVRTHGTGSKNFHHHIVGGLTLAYESMDLRADPGLTMTVYAAEPGSPTEDALRLLASWAVSIKAAD; this is translated from the coding sequence ATGGACAACCGGGCCGCGGTGCGCGAGTTTCTCACCTCGCGCCGTGCCAAGATCTCGCCGGAGCGGGCCGGCCTGCCGGCCATAGGGCAGCGCCGCGTCCCCGGGCTGCGGCGCAGTGAGGTGGCCGCGCTGGCGGGGATGAGCGTGGAGTACTACGCCAAGCTCGAACGCGGCACCCTCGCCGGTGTCTCGGCCGGTGTTCTCGACTCGCTGGCCCGCGCCCTGCAACTGGACGACGCCGAGCGGGCTCACCTCGTACATCTCGCCCATGAAGCGGACGGCAGCAACGCCGTCCTGCGGCGGCGCCGGCCGAAGCAGTGGCAGGTCCGGCCCAGCCTGCAGTGGTCGCTCGACGCCATCACCGCCGCACCGGCGATCGTCGGCAACAACCGGATGGATCTGCTGGCCGCCAACGCGCTCGGCCGGGCCATGTACGCCGACCACTACACCGATCCGGCCGGCCCGCCGAACTTCGCGAGGTACATCTTCCTCGACAGCGCGGCCCACCGCTTCTATCCCGAGTGGGATCTCGCCGCCGACATGTGCGTGGCCAATCTGCGCACCGCGGCCGGCAAGGATCCGCACGACAAGGGGCTGCACGACCTCGTCGGCGAACTGTCGACCCGCAGCGACGAATTCCGTCACCGCTGGGGCGCCCACAACGTCCGCACCCACGGCACCGGGTCGAAGAATTTCCACCACCACATCGTCGGCGGTCTGACCCTCGCCTACGAAAGCATGGACCTGCGCGCCGACCCCGGTCTCACCATGACCGTGTACGCAGCCGAGCCCGGCTCCCCGACCGAGGACGCGCTGCGACTTCTCGCCTCCTGGGCCGTCTCGATCAAGGCCGCCGACTGA
- a CDS encoding PadR family transcriptional regulator yields MLERRTEPGTSAAPRQVLSLTDAGGAELLRRLRAPSDVEISDRNRYFTVLALLRHLPDRAEQAAVLQRRLDFLQAPATFFSAAGKRLRAADMDDPFRQGMFEIARATAQAERDWLTRTLAELS; encoded by the coding sequence ATGCTGGAACGCCGGACCGAACCCGGCACGTCCGCGGCGCCCCGGCAGGTCCTCTCCCTCACCGACGCCGGCGGGGCCGAACTGCTCCGGCGGCTCCGCGCACCCTCGGACGTCGAGATCAGCGACCGGAACCGGTACTTCACCGTGCTCGCCTTACTGCGGCACCTGCCGGACCGCGCCGAACAGGCCGCGGTGCTCCAGCGGCGGCTGGACTTCCTGCAGGCGCCGGCGACATTCTTCTCGGCCGCCGGGAAACGGCTCCGCGCCGCTGACATGGACGACCCGTTCCGCCAGGGCATGTTCGAGATCGCCCGGGCCACCGCGCAGGCGGAACGGGACTGGCTCACGCGTACGCTCGCCGAACTGAGCTGA
- a CDS encoding class I SAM-dependent methyltransferase, whose product MGDSYDVLAGVYDWLVPDQLLTPQGSVAAFAEVVDTLGSGARVLDCACGTGQFAVGLALCGFEVVACDASEAMVERTRQLAGQHGVDLVALQCEWEQLTAREPFDAVFCIGNSLTHAAGTERRRAALQAMAGVLRPGGLLVVTSRNWERVRAAGSGLQVADRLVERGGERSLVIYSWTLAEDWDDPHFLDVAVAQWDSAGGVTSQGERLTFWPFRAGQLDEDLRAAGLQPESTTYADEADRYRVTARRRPG is encoded by the coding sequence GTGGGGGATTCGTATGACGTGCTGGCCGGTGTGTACGACTGGCTCGTACCCGATCAGCTGCTGACGCCGCAGGGATCGGTCGCCGCGTTCGCCGAGGTCGTCGACACGCTCGGCAGCGGAGCGCGGGTGCTGGACTGCGCGTGCGGGACCGGGCAGTTCGCGGTCGGCCTGGCGCTGTGCGGCTTCGAGGTGGTCGCGTGTGACGCCAGCGAGGCGATGGTGGAGCGGACCCGGCAACTTGCCGGGCAGCACGGCGTCGACCTGGTCGCGTTGCAGTGCGAGTGGGAGCAACTCACCGCGCGGGAGCCGTTCGATGCGGTCTTCTGCATCGGCAACTCGCTCACCCATGCCGCCGGAACCGAGCGCCGGCGCGCCGCGTTGCAGGCGATGGCCGGCGTGCTGCGCCCAGGTGGGCTGCTTGTGGTGACCTCCCGCAACTGGGAGCGCGTCCGGGCGGCCGGCTCCGGCCTGCAGGTCGCCGACCGTCTGGTCGAACGCGGCGGCGAACGCTCACTGGTGATCTACTCGTGGACGCTCGCCGAGGACTGGGACGATCCGCACTTCCTCGACGTCGCGGTGGCGCAGTGGGACAGCGCTGGCGGCGTGACGAGCCAGGGCGAACGCTTGACGTTCTGGCCGTTCCGGGCCGGCCAGCTGGACGAGGATCTGCGCGCCGCCGGCCTCCAGCCGGAATCCACGACGTACGCCGACGAGGCCGACCGCTATCGCGTCACCGCCCGCCGCCGTCCGGGCTAG
- a CDS encoding helix-turn-helix domain-containing protein: MTPAQLDALLNRETGDRNVLIALLHERISQWPWWDGAWRIIEIQEVHPRQIAERLHTVTIVGMLGRDEGATLPLSVFTRVAGSRLDRFEVRVGDVLIGPPVRDSDPHPFGSIFSALMDRRGISREEMARRCGLALSTVAKMRAGYLVPEQPDRLASLAAALEMPVGDLMAVAGLHTDRRG; encoded by the coding sequence GTGACTCCGGCGCAGCTCGATGCGCTGCTGAACCGGGAGACCGGCGATCGTAATGTGTTGATCGCGCTCCTGCACGAGCGGATCAGCCAATGGCCGTGGTGGGACGGCGCCTGGCGGATCATCGAAATCCAGGAGGTTCACCCCCGGCAGATCGCCGAGCGGCTACATACCGTAACCATTGTCGGCATGCTCGGCCGCGACGAGGGGGCGACGCTGCCGTTGTCGGTCTTCACGCGCGTCGCGGGGTCGCGGCTCGACCGGTTCGAGGTGCGGGTGGGGGATGTCCTGATCGGGCCGCCGGTCAGGGACAGCGATCCGCACCCGTTCGGGTCGATCTTCAGTGCCCTCATGGATCGGCGAGGCATCTCGCGCGAGGAAATGGCTCGCCGCTGCGGCCTCGCCCTGTCGACCGTGGCGAAGATGCGGGCCGGCTACCTGGTGCCCGAGCAACCGGATCGTCTGGCCAGCCTGGCTGCAGCGCTGGAGATGCCCGTCGGTGATCTGATGGCTGTCGCCGGCCTCCATACTGACCGCCGTGGATGA
- a CDS encoding lytic polysaccharide monooxygenase auxiliary activity family 9 protein, with translation MPPRESHRFRRPLQVVVVVLATMVSLLPWTGAAQAHGTIVSPASRAYQCWQTWGSQHMNPAMQQQDPMCWNAFQANPDTMWNWMSALRDGLGAQFQARTPDGQLCSNGLTRNNSLNQPGAWKTTNVSRSFTVRLYDQASHGADYFRVYVSKQGFNPATQSLGWGNLDFITQTGRYAPAQNISFDISTSGYTGHHILFVIWQASHLDQAYMWCSDVNFT, from the coding sequence GTGCCCCCACGCGAATCCCACCGGTTCCGCCGGCCTCTCCAGGTGGTCGTCGTCGTGCTCGCCACCATGGTGAGCCTGCTGCCGTGGACCGGCGCAGCCCAGGCCCACGGCACCATCGTCAGCCCGGCCAGCCGCGCCTACCAGTGCTGGCAGACCTGGGGCAGTCAGCACATGAACCCGGCCATGCAGCAGCAGGATCCGATGTGCTGGAACGCCTTCCAGGCCAACCCGGACACCATGTGGAACTGGATGAGCGCGCTGCGCGACGGCCTGGGCGCCCAGTTCCAGGCCCGCACCCCGGACGGGCAGCTGTGCAGCAACGGTCTGACCAGGAACAACAGCCTGAACCAGCCCGGAGCCTGGAAGACGACAAACGTCAGCCGCAGCTTCACCGTCCGGCTGTACGACCAGGCCAGTCACGGCGCCGACTACTTCCGCGTCTACGTCAGCAAGCAGGGGTTCAACCCGGCCACGCAGAGTCTCGGCTGGGGGAACCTCGACTTCATCACGCAGACCGGTAGGTACGCGCCGGCGCAGAACATCTCGTTCGACATCTCCACCTCGGGATACACCGGGCATCACATCCTGTTCGTCATCTGGCAGGCCTCGCACCTCGACCAGGCCTACATGTGGTGCAGCGATGTGAACTTCACCTGA
- a CDS encoding cyclophilin-like fold protein — MTSRMTALLTPVLAVLLAGCSVTAGGGHDPVPSTFAGKPVTLQFDGGAATATLADTPEARQLAAMLPATLDFKDVWGQAKSGRLPNALTVDGAVPVHDPVVGDIYFWPQTEVIAVYYDDLGQSVPAPGLIRLGAIDAGLDDLAAAGRRVTIRWDLADAG, encoded by the coding sequence ATGACCAGCCGGATGACTGCCCTTCTGACACCCGTACTCGCCGTGCTCCTCGCCGGATGCTCTGTCACCGCGGGCGGCGGGCATGATCCGGTGCCGAGTACCTTTGCGGGCAAGCCGGTGACGCTGCAGTTCGACGGCGGCGCGGCGACCGCGACGCTGGCGGATACGCCGGAGGCCCGGCAGCTCGCCGCCATGCTGCCGGCGACCCTGGACTTCAAGGACGTGTGGGGACAGGCGAAGTCCGGGCGCCTGCCGAACGCCCTCACCGTCGACGGCGCCGTCCCGGTGCATGATCCAGTCGTGGGCGATATCTACTTCTGGCCGCAGACCGAGGTGATCGCGGTCTACTACGACGACCTCGGCCAATCCGTTCCCGCTCCGGGTCTGATCCGCCTGGGCGCCATCGATGCCGGCTTGGACGATCTTGCCGCGGCGGGCAGGCGCGTCACGATCCGCTGGGATCTGGCGGATGCGGGCTAA
- a CDS encoding RpiB/LacA/LacB family sugar-phosphate isomerase has translation MRVAFASDDENDTTRAVVASLTEAGHEIIRPDAPESWPDLGRFVGQSVVDGRADYGVVMCWTGTGTAIAANKVPGVRAALAWDPWIARGARLWNDANVLAMSLKRLAPDVAVEVLQAFLDTTEPDPDEAGNIAAIEKR, from the coding sequence ATGCGCGTAGCGTTCGCCAGCGACGACGAGAACGACACGACTCGGGCGGTGGTCGCGTCGCTGACCGAGGCCGGCCACGAGATCATCCGCCCGGATGCGCCGGAGAGCTGGCCCGACCTCGGACGCTTCGTCGGCCAGTCCGTCGTCGACGGCCGAGCCGACTACGGCGTGGTGATGTGCTGGACCGGCACCGGCACAGCGATAGCCGCCAACAAGGTCCCCGGCGTGCGGGCTGCCCTCGCCTGGGACCCGTGGATCGCCCGCGGCGCCCGCCTCTGGAACGACGCAAACGTGCTGGCCATGAGCCTGAAACGGCTCGCCCCGGACGTGGCGGTCGAAGTGCTGCAGGCATTTCTGGACACCACCGAGCCGGACCCCGACGAGGCCGGCAACATCGCCGCCATCGAGAAGCGGTGA
- a CDS encoding thermonuclease family protein, whose protein sequence is MIEPVQVFWAPAGASMPTLGARDLVDITDGDTPNVRMPIRMLSVDTPEVTARSEQRAAAIDKEFLQLAEWIRQGRAPIDAGLAEFVLPRLETGHAGSLHYEQGKKASAFGKDNVAKRLKRPNGTSRKIFIRVADSPFDTNHRLLAYIAPDYSERERQEIPKRDRPTFNLDLVTAGWATPFVIYPSIPSAEDLALLIQAAANARAAQLGIWADQHTLLAYEYRAMEKLFDITHKKVNNLPLKVHERSWRERYCVDLRTRVLHGPEDYSGINPEYRLWLWPQDLRDAVARLNLTPAPQLVAAE, encoded by the coding sequence ATGATCGAGCCGGTGCAGGTCTTCTGGGCGCCGGCCGGCGCGAGCATGCCGACGCTCGGCGCACGCGACCTCGTCGACATCACCGACGGCGACACCCCCAACGTGCGGATGCCGATCCGCATGCTCTCGGTCGACACCCCGGAGGTGACCGCCCGGAGCGAGCAGCGGGCCGCCGCGATCGACAAGGAGTTCCTGCAGCTGGCGGAGTGGATCCGGCAGGGCCGGGCACCGATCGACGCCGGCTTGGCCGAGTTCGTGCTGCCGAGACTGGAGACCGGCCACGCCGGCAGCCTGCATTACGAGCAGGGCAAGAAGGCGTCCGCGTTCGGCAAGGACAACGTCGCCAAGCGGCTGAAACGGCCCAACGGCACAAGCCGGAAGATCTTCATCCGGGTGGCGGACAGCCCGTTCGACACGAACCACCGGCTGCTCGCGTACATCGCTCCCGACTACAGCGAGAGGGAACGCCAGGAGATCCCGAAGCGCGACCGTCCCACGTTCAACCTGGACCTGGTGACCGCCGGCTGGGCCACGCCGTTCGTGATCTACCCGTCCATCCCGAGCGCCGAGGACCTCGCCCTGCTGATCCAGGCCGCAGCGAACGCCCGCGCCGCCCAGCTCGGGATCTGGGCCGACCAGCACACCTTGCTCGCCTACGAGTACCGGGCCATGGAGAAGCTGTTCGACATCACTCACAAGAAGGTGAACAACTTGCCGCTGAAGGTCCACGAACGCTCCTGGCGCGAACGCTACTGCGTGGACCTGCGTACCCGCGTCCTGCACGGCCCGGAGGACTATTCCGGCATCAACCCGGAATACCGCCTGTGGCTCTGGCCCCAGGACCTGCGCGACGCGGTCGCCCGGCTCAACCTAACGCCCGCACCCCAGCTGGTAGCCGCCGAATAG